One Scylla paramamosain isolate STU-SP2022 chromosome 6, ASM3559412v1, whole genome shotgun sequence DNA segment encodes these proteins:
- the LOC135101210 gene encoding uncharacterized protein LOC135101210, which translates to MNVVLIVAVSSLLCSVTGSAVIDGMQCALQRVRLLEVSRNALLEVRRLDEQNHGLQAQLSQANQDLLALSTEQASLLHDNLVLLDALKENNMYRDALLHCRERMVSLVEQASVEKEQFVAQHNKTATLCQRKLHDYRLVQQHFKELLVKQRKELTSQRDRALQDLNVMTRDYHQIQEENEQIKEIVVDFARQLHTNKKETEETVMKLTYERDTAFRKLKALNSKYIEILRQVRQHHEAEHMKQALSQVTSLRPHYTESLLQTENDEQVRGEKKTKTLQDTDKYLTKDKKLDGKCHELLDQKEIVHKQIPILLYNELNEDNLMPKQEYTAKSLEQNAIGLLENTCPKQWREDPLIEETEGTSCPAKLREDPLMEEEELTSCPTQWREGLLRQGEGTSHPKQWQEDPLIGEEDEEVSRELALTDEMNRICMKHEEMYLSVDEVHGLKGLELNEDNLIPKQPQVVAAEYIIQNNAVWKEQPLIHNENKETHCQESSPNQRLAGEKYQASWELVVNEVKDEKETVREIEVWVPQVTEVVLKRENDAEVEEQTATKTAHGIDIYLKTKELEEKYDEVQGYTAKSLEHNAIGLLEEVCPKQWREDPLIEEEEGTSSPTQWREDPLIEEEEGDFPPYRVAGGPNDRRGRGSSSPTQWQEETYDRKGGGSPCPTQWREDPLIEEEEGRGLPDLHSGGRTH; encoded by the exons atgaatgtTGTTTTGATCGTAGCAGTTAGCAGCCTGCTGTGCAGCGTCACTGGATCCGCGGTGATCGACGGCATGCAGTGTGCCCTGCAGAGGGTCCGCCTCCTCGAGGTGTCGCGGAACGCTCTGCTTGAAGTGCGGCGCCTCGATGAACAGAACCATGGCCTGCAGGCACAGCTGTCTCAGGCGAACCAGGACTTATTGGCACTAAGCACGGAACAGGCAAGCCTCCTGCACGACAACCTTGTCCTGCTGGACGCtttaaaggaaaacaacatGTACAGGGATGCCTTGCTCCACTGCAGGGAACGGATGGTCTCACTGGTTGAGCAAGCCTCCGTCGAGAAGGAGCAGTTCGTCGCACAACATAACAAAACCGCTACGTTATGCCAACGAAAATTACACGACTATCGTCTAGTGCAACAGCATTTTAAGGAGCTTCTCGTGAAACAACGCAAGGAGCTTACAAGCCAGAGAGATAGAGCGTTGCAGGACCTTAATGTAATGACACGCGACTACCACCAAATACAGGAGGAAAATGAgcagattaaggaaatagtagTGGATTTTGCACGACAGTTACACACgaacaagaaagagacagaagaaacTGTCATGAAATTAACATATGAAAGAGACACGGCATTTAGGAAACTCAAGGCATTAAATTCAAAATATATTGAGATTCTGCGCCAAGTGAGACAGCATCACGAAGCAGAACACATGAAACAGGCTCTCAGCCAGGTGACGAGTTTGAGACCTCATTACACGGAATCCTTATTGCAAACAGAAAATGACGAACAAGTCCGAggtgaaaaaaagacgaaaacttTACAGGACACTGATAAATATTTGACGAAAGACAAAAAATTAGACGGTAAATGTCATGAACTTCTTGATCAAAAGGAAATAGTTCACAAGCAGATTCCGATATTGTTATACAATGAGCTGAATGAAGACAACTTAATGCCAAAGCAAGAATATACTGCGAAAAGCCTCGAGCAGAATGCTATTGGGCTTTTAGAAAACACCTGCCCAAAACAGTGGCGTGAGGATCCATTgattgaagaaacagaagggacTTCCTGCCCTGCAAAGTTGCGGGAAGACCCactgatggaagaggaagagttgacTTCCTGTCCTACGCAGTGGAGAGAAGGCCTCTTGAGACAAGGAGAG GGAACTTCTCACCCTAAGCAGTGGCAGGAGGACCCACTTATaggagaagaggacgaggaagtgtCTCGGGAGCTCGCTTTAACTGATGAAATGAACCGAATTTGCATGAAACATGAAGAGATGTATTTGTCAGTAGATGAAGTGCATGGGCTGAAAGGTCTGGAGTTGAATGAAGACAACCTAATACCAAAGCAACcacaggtggtggcggcagaaTACATCATACAAAACAACGCTGTATGGAAAGAACAACCGCTGATACACAACGAAAACAAGGAAACCCATTGCCAGGAAAGCAGCCCTAACCAGAGGCTGGCAGGGGAAAAGTATCAAGCATCTTGGGAACTCGTGGTGAATGAAGTAAAGGACGAAAAAGAGACTGTGAGGGAAATTGAAGTTTGGGTTCCGCAGGTCACAGAAGTCGtactgaagagagaaaatgacgcGGAAGTAGAAGAGCAAACAGCAACGAAAACTGCACATGGCATTGATATTTACTTGAAGAcaaaagaattagaagaaaaatatgacgaAGTGCAAGGATATACTGCGAAAAGCCTCGAGCATAATGCTATCGGGCTTTTAGAAGAGGTCTGCCCAAAACAGTGGAGGGAGGATCCACtgattgaagaggaagaggggacgtCCTCCCCTACACAGTGGCGGGAAGACCCAttgatagaagaggaagagggggactTTCCGCCCTACAGAGTGGCGGGAGGACCAAatgatagaagaggaagagggtctTCCTCCCCTACACAGTGGCAGGAAGAAACATAtgatagaaaaggaggagggtcTCCATGCCCTACACAGTGGCGGGAGGACCCAttgatagaagaggaagaggggaggggactTCCTGACCTACACAGTGGCGGGAGGACCCATtga